In Dama dama isolate Ldn47 chromosome X, ASM3311817v1, whole genome shotgun sequence, one genomic interval encodes:
- the LOC133051541 gene encoding melanoma-associated antigen B2-like: MPRGQKSKNRAREKRRQARAETQGLHDQATTSRGEETASASPPDAESAPSSSSAAGTPKGPQGAQGTTSAATGAIRKRSGVGGKARSRSGVGAKGQVQGGENSSQASAAESARTDLLTRKAEMLVQYMLYKYKVRELIKRSEMLKAINKRYREQFPEILSRASERMELVFGLVLKEVRPNSHSYTLVSNLDLGDSESMRGDWGLPKNGLLMPLLGVIYLNGNHAPEEKIWKFLNMLGIYDGRNHFIFGDPRKLITEDLVQEEFLEYRQVPGSDPPRYEFLWGPKALAESSKTKVLEFLAKVNSSAHTALPPNYEEAWREEVESTRARAAASAGPSASASAGPSASTGPGTTASTGPGTTASTGPGTTALATAGPSSSATAHPRAASSRSSHP; the protein is encoded by the exons ATGCCCCGTGGGCAGAAGAGTAAGAACCGTGCTCGTGAGAAACGTCGCCAGGCCCGGGCTGAGACCCAGGGTCTTCATGATCAGGCCACCACATCTCGGGGAGAGGAGACTGCCTCCGCCTCCCCTCCTGATGCAGAGAGCGCTCCCTCAAGCTCATCTGCTGCTGGCACCCCCAAAGGGCCTCAGGGAGCCCAAGGCACCACCAGTGCTGCTACAGGTGCTATACGCAAAAGATCTGGTGTCG GTGGCAAAGCACGCTCAAGATCTGGTGTAGGTGCCAAGGGCCAGGTTCAGGGAGGTGAAAATTCCTCCCAGGCCTCAGCTGCTGAGAGTGCTCGCACAGATCTTCTGACCAGAAAGGCAGAGATGTTGGTGCAGTACATGCTGTATAAGTATAAGGTGAGGGAGCTCATTAAGAGGTCCGAAATGCTGAAGGCAATCAATAAAAGGTACAGGGAGCAATTCCCTGAGATCCTCAGCAGGGCCTCTGAGCGCATGGAGCTGGTATTTGGCCTGGTGCTGAAGGAAGTCAGGCCCAACAGTCACTCCTATACCTTGGTGAGCAACCTAGATCTCGGCGACAGTGAGTCTATGAGAGGTGATTGGGGGCTGCCGAAGAATGGTCTTCTGATGCCTCTGCTAGGTGTCATCTACCTGAATGGCAACCATGCCCCTGAAGAgaagatctggaagttcctgAATATGCTGGGCATCTATGATGGAAGAAATCACTTCATCTTTGGAGACCCCCGGAAGCTCATCACAGAAGATCTGGTGCAGGAAGAGTTCCTGGAGTACCGCCAGGTGCCCGGCAGCGATCCCCCTcgctatgagttcctgtggggtcctAAAGCGCTCGCAGAATCCAGCAAGACCAAAGTCCTGGAGTTTTTGGCCAAGGTCAACAGTTCCGCCCATACTGCCCTCCCACCGAATTATGAGGAGGCTTGGAGAGAGGAAGTAGAGAGCACCAGAGCCAGAGCTGCAGCCAGTGCTGGCCCTTCTGCCTCAGCCAGTGCTGGCCCTTCTGCCTCAACCGGGCCTGGCACTACTGCCTCAACCGGGCCTGGCACTACTGCCTCAACCGGGCCTGGCACTACTGCCTTGGCCACCGCTGGCCCTTCTTCCTCGGCTACTGCGCACCCCAGGGCCGCATCCAGCCGCTCATCTCACCCCTAG